The Virgibacillus dokdonensis genome includes a window with the following:
- a CDS encoding response regulator: MMKVMIVEDDPMVATINQQYIERSEGFHTIAAVGTITEVWEALTMDIPNLILLDVYLPGQTGLEFLQELRQKQYSIPVIMITAADDIGTIKTSLEYGVIDFLIKPFTYQRFKVAIDNFMQYHKLTTSMEKTDQETLDQLLIKEKTPISSRNNNVLTPLPKGLSKLTLKKVLQAIEKQTHAFSTEDIASSIDLSRISTRKYLQHLNDIGFLESELKYLSVGRPIMIYHVVPNKEHLIVDYK, encoded by the coding sequence ATGATGAAAGTAATGATCGTTGAAGACGATCCAATGGTAGCTACCATTAACCAACAATATATCGAACGATCAGAAGGATTTCATACCATTGCCGCAGTAGGAACAATTACGGAAGTTTGGGAAGCCTTAACAATGGACATACCCAATTTAATCTTGCTTGATGTTTATTTACCCGGCCAAACAGGCTTAGAATTTTTGCAAGAATTAAGACAAAAACAGTATTCGATCCCCGTCATCATGATTACAGCTGCGGATGATATTGGAACAATTAAAACGTCCTTAGAGTACGGAGTCATTGACTTTCTAATTAAACCTTTTACCTACCAACGATTTAAAGTAGCCATCGATAACTTTATGCAATATCATAAATTGACAACGAGCATGGAAAAAACGGATCAAGAAACGTTAGATCAACTGCTTATTAAAGAAAAAACACCAATATCATCCAGAAATAATAATGTCTTAACACCTCTCCCTAAAGGTTTATCCAAACTAACCTTAAAAAAGGTGCTTCAAGCTATTGAAAAACAGACTCATGCCTTCTCTACCGAGGATATTGCTTCAAGTATAGACTTATCACGAATTTCTACAAGAAAATACTTGCAGCATTTAAATGACATTGGTTTTTTAGAATCAGAATTAAAATATTTATCCGTTGGTCGTCCTATTATGATTTACCATGTCGTGCCAAACAAAGAGCATTTAATTGTAGATTATAAGTGA